Proteins encoded together in one Impatiens glandulifera chromosome 1, dImpGla2.1, whole genome shotgun sequence window:
- the LOC124943687 gene encoding uncharacterized protein LOC124943687 has translation MENLKPRSQKPSKAKKKPIKVTYISNPMRVQANNESEFRAIVQELTGKNSTIDSYLEDEVQEFPNNGVYRAHETSQKRDEQVLSSVKSSLENNIESSLWMELYGYQSHCLHG, from the coding sequence ATGGAGAATCTCAAGCCAAGGAGCCAAAAACCCTCAAAAGCAAAGAAGAAACCCATAAAAGTAACTTACATTTCAAATCCAATGAGAGTTCAAGCAAATAATGAGTCTGAATTTCGGGCCATTGTACAAGAGCTTACGGGCAAGAACTCCACCATTGATAGTTACTTAGAAGATGAAGTTCAAGAGTTCCCCAACAATGGTGTCTACCGCGCTCATGAAACTAGCCAAAAACGCGATGAACAAGTGCTTTCAAGTGTGAAATCATCTTTAGAAAACAATATTGAATCTTCCCTTTGGATGGAACTCTATGGTTATCAATCTCATTGTCTTCATGGTTGA